The Neorhizobium sp. NCHU2750 genome contains the following window.
GCTTGTCAGTTGTGTTCGGGCGCCTGCAGATTGTTGAGGCGAGCGTAAAGACCCTGCTTGCGCCGTGCAAGTTCCTCATGCGTGCCTTCCTCGACGACGCGTCCATCCTGCATCACCACGATCTTGTCGGCATTGACGACGGTCGACAGGCGGTGGGCGATGACGATCACCGTGCGGCCGCGCATCGCCGTGTCGAGCGCCTTCTGCACGGCGGCTTCCGACTCGTTGTCGAGCGCCGAGGTCGCCTCGTCGAGCAGCAGGATCGGCGCATTGCGTACCAGCGCGCGGGCAATCGACAGCCTCTGCCTCTGGCCACCGGACAATGTCACGCCGTTTTCACCGACCGGCGTATCGTAGCCCTCCGGCTGCGCGGTGATGAAGTCATGCGCATAGGCAAGCCTTGCCGCCTCTTCCACCTCGGCATCCGTGGCATCCGGACGGCCATAGCGGATATTGTCGCGGATCGAGCCCTCGAACAGATAGGGTTGTTGCGACACGTAGGCGAGCTGCTGGCGCAGGGAGGCCTTGGTTACGTCCGCGATATTCTGGCCGTCGACCAGGATCTGGCCTTCCGCCGGGTCGTAGAAGCGCGGAATGAGGTTGATGATCGTCGACTTGCCGGCACCGGAAGGCCCGACCAGAGCCGTCGTCTTGCCGCCCTCGGCAACAAGGTTCACGCCGCGCAGAATGGGGGAGCCGGCGGCGTAGGAAAACACCACATCCTTGAGCTCGACCTTCGCCTCGCTGATGGAGAGAGCCGGCGCGCCGGGTTTTTCGCGCTGGGCCGGCTGCAGGTCGAGAAGCGCATAGATCATCTGCGCATTGACGACGGCACGGTCCATCTGCACCTGAAGCTTGGCGAGCCGGCGAGCCGGATCATAGGCCATCAGCAGCGCCGTCACGAAGGAGAAGAAGGCGCCCGGCGGCACGTTGTTATAGATCGAACGGAATGCCGCGTAAGCCAGCACGCTCGATATCGCAAAACCCGCAAAGGTCTCCGTCAGCGGCGAGGTCCGTTCGGAAAGGCGCGCGATACGGTTCGACCGGTGTTCGGCGGTGTCGATGATCTTGTTGACCTTGCGCTCGAGTTCCTGCTCCATGGTGAAGGCCTTCACCACGGCAATGCCCTGGGCGGTTTCCTGCATGGCGCCGAGAACGCGGCTATTGACCTCGACCGAATCCCGCGTCGCGAGCCTGAGACGGCGCGACACGTAGCGCAGGGCGTAGAGAAGCGGCGGTGCCACGGCAAAGACGATCAGCGACAGCACCCAGTCCTTGCCGATCATCACCGCAATCAGCGAGACGAGCGTCAGAAGATCTCTTGCAGTGGAGGTGACGGTCAGGTTCATCACGTCCCGAATGCCGGCAATATTCTGGCTGATCTGCGCGGCCAGATGCGCCGAGCGGGCTTCGGAGAAAAATCCGACCGAAAGCGTCATCAGGTGGCTATAGAGCCGACGCTGGTAACGGGCCACGATATTGTTGCTGATCTTGGAAAGAGCCACCGCCTGGCCATAGGTGGCGAAGCCGCGCAGAACGAAGGCGGCGAGGATCGAGCCGCAGATCAGCCACACGATGTCCGCCCGCTTGTTGGCGAAGGCCTCGTTGACCACCGATTCCATGATCCAAGCGGTAAACGCGGTCGACAGCGCCACCATGATCAGACAGGAGACGGCAAACACATATCCGCGGATATGGTCCCGGCCGTTCTCCGAAATGATGCGCTTCAGGACGCTGACAACGGTAGTGGAATCAACGTGGCGCTTTTTGTCTTTTTCAGCCTTCAATGGAAAGTCCCAATTCGGCAGGATTACTGCATTATCACAAGAAAGGGCTTGTTAACCCCTTGCTTGCGGTTTTGCCAGTCGCGCCTGCCGGATTCGTTAACGGTGTGACTTTCCGGCATTCACCGGCGCCAGCACCGACCCTCCGTCGCAATCCCGTAGGCCTCTGGCGTGCGGGCATAGCTGGCAAGCCCGGCCAGTGCCGCCTGCGGATGGGTGACGACGAAGGTCGGGATCGTCTTCATCAATTCCTTGTGCGGCGCCTTGTCCTCGAAAGCCTTGCGGAAGAAGGGCTTTTTCAGTTCCGGCAGGATTTTCGGCGAAATGCCGCCGCCGAGGAACACGCCGCCGCGCGCCATGAAGGTGAGTGCCAGGTCGCCGGCAAGGCGGCCGAGATAGGTGACGAAAAGCTCCAGCGCTTCCGCAGCCTGGGCGTTCTTGCCGCCAAGGCCTTCCTCGGTCACGTTGGCCGGGTCCTTGATGCTGGGTGTAACACCATCAGCGGCGCAAACGGCATTGTAGATATGCAGAAGGCCGCGGCCGGAAATGATTTCCTCGGCCGAAACGCGCCCCTCGATGGTGACGAGATGCGGGAAAATCTCAAGGTCGCGCGGCGTGCGCGGGCCCATGTCCACATGGCCGCCCTCGCCGGGTACCGGAAACCACGTATCCTTGGCATGAAGAAGGCCTGCGACGCCTAGACCGGTTCCGGGGCCGAGAACGACACGTGTGGCATCGACGGCCGGCAGCGTGGCACCGATCGGCTCGCGGTCGCCTTCCGTCAAGGTCGCGACGGCAAGTGCCTGGGCTTCGAAATCGTTGAGCACGAGCACGGCGTCGAAGCCGAGTTCGCCGATCATCTTCTTCGGACGGACGATCCAGTCACAATTGGTGAGGTCGATCTCGTCGCCGTCGATCGGGCCGGCGACAGCCAGGATTGCCGAACGCGGCTTGGGCAGATCGGGATTGTTAAACACCTTGTCGACGATCGCATCATCGATCGTCGGGTAACCCGCCGTCGGCACATGGACGAAATCGGTTGCCTTGGTCTCGGCATCGGCAAGGATGGAGAAACGGGCATTGGTGCCGCCGATATCCCCGATCAGGATAGGAAAGGGCAATGTGTCAGATTGAGCTTTGGCCATGGGGAACGGATCTCGCGGATTTATCGAAAGTCGATGAGATGTTCTGCGGTGGCGCGGTTAAGCGCCATCGGAATGTCGTAGACGGTAGCAAGCCGGGTCAGGGCCTTGACGTCGACGTCATGGGGCAGGGCGGAGAGCGGATCGATGAAGAAGATCAGCATGCCGACATCGCCGGTCGCGATCATCGCGCCGATCTGCTGGTCGCCGCCCAGGGGGCCGCTTTTCAGCGGCGTCACGTCGAGGTCAGGACAGGCATCCAGCACACGGCCGCCGGTCGTGCCCGTTGCGACGATGCGGAATTTCGACAGCGCGGATTGATGCTGACGGGCAAATTCCGTCATCTCGTCCTTTTTCTGATCGTGAGCGATCAGCGCAATGCAAGGCTTGGACGTTTCCAAGTGCCTTCCTCCCTCCGGCCCTTGCGGGCAAATCGATCCGGCCGGCACGCCATCGGTCCGTCAGGATCTCGATTGGCACGCTAACCCTTTGATTCTAAGTATCGCCCTGGCAAATATCAATTTCGGTTACAGTTCGATGTCAGGGTTCTAGCGCGCCCTGAAGGATATGGGAAGGCTTCCAGGCGCATTGGTTCCCAGGGGCTTGGGCGGGCCAGGTTGGCGCGCTCAGCGCAACGGCCGTGCACGCGGTAGTGGCACGTTCTCCGGCACTTGTGCGGCATCGGAGGTGAGGGCGGTCGGAGTTTCCTCCATGGGCTCGGACGGCAGGGCTTTGGCGGCCATCGGTTGATCGCCGAACGTGGCATCCTGTTCGGAGCGAGCCGGCGCCGCAAGCACCGCCGCACAGGCTTTCGGCAGGTCCGAAAGCATGACCTGCCGTGGCTTGACGGGCTTCCTGTTCGGTTCGGCCGGTTTCGGCGGCGCCCAGGGCTCCTTGGTGAACCACCAGGAAAGCGACTTGCTGTTGCAATCGTCGCCGGCAGGAACCGGTGCCTGTTTCTCGCATGATGCAGCACCCGCGGGGCAATTGATGCGGATATGGAAATGTTCGTCATGTCCATAGAAGGGACGCACCTTGCCGAGCAGGCTCCGGTCGCCGGTCCATGTCTCGCAAAGCCTCTTCTTGATGGCGGGATTGACGAAGATGCGCTGCACCTGCGGATAGCTCGCCGCCTGCATGATGAGCCGCGCATGCGTGTCGGTCCACTTGCGCGGATCGACCGTCAGGAATTTGCTCTTGTCCAGCATCGAGGTGAAGGGAAGATCCTCGCGTTCTTCCACCGTCAGCGGCTGGGCGGGTTTCGGCGTGAACCAGATATCCGCATCGAGACCGACCTGATGCGAGGCATGCCCATTGATCATCGGCCCGCCGCGCGGCTGGGAAATGTCTCCGACCAGGATACCGGTTCCCCAGCCAAGCCTCTCCGCATCGGACGAAAAGCGTTCGAGCAGCGATATCATCGCCGGATTGCCCCAGCGTCGGTTGCGGGAAAGCCGCATCGCCTGCCATGTCGGCCCGTCCGTCGGCAGCGCCACCGCACCCGCCATGCATCCCTTGGCATAAAAGCCGAACGGCATCGGCTGCGACGCACTGGGCAGCTTCGCGGCGCTGAACAATTGCTTGGCGGTCTTCTGCTCCTCGGCCTGCGCCATTTCGGCCAGCACACCGAAAAGCGTTGCAGCTGCCGCCAGACTCAGTGCCAGTTTCAAGATCGGTTTCATCAGCATCCGTCGCAAATCATGTCGACCGCGATCTTAGTCCGAAATGCAACCCTGGGGAAACCACGCATGCGCCATCCGCATGCTTTCCCATGTCCATGGGCAATAAATCGGTTGTGAGCGGATGCTCCTGTTTTTTGCCCTCTTTTGCCCTATGCTTCGCGAAGCAGTGAGAACAGGAAGGAATATTGCATGGATTTGACGCGTCTGCAGAAGGGTCTCGCAATCGTCCTCGCCGTGTCCACCCTCGCCACCTGGGCCGCCGCACAGGAGCCTGCCAAAGCGCCGGAAGGCGGGCAGAACTGGCGATATGGCATGGCCGTCGTCGGTGATCTCCAGCTGCCTCCCGATTTCAAACAACTCCCCTATGTCGACGTGAACGCGCCCAAATCGGGAGAACTTCGGCTTTCGGATGAAGGCACGTTCGACAATCTGAACCTGGTGGTGGACAGGGGCGCTGCCGCTTCCGGCCTCGGGATGATCTACGATACGCTGATGAAGCGCTCGGAAAACGAGGTGTTCGGCACCTACGGGCTGCTGGCCGAGGCCGTCTCCTATCCGGACGACATGTCTTCCGTCACCTTTCGCCTGCGACCCGAGGCAAAATGGGCTGACGGTGAGCCCGTCACGCCGGAAGATGTGATCTTCAGCTTGAACGTGCTCAAAGAAAACAGCGCGATGTATTCCGGCTATTATCGCCACGTCACCGGCGCGGAGAAAACCGGCGATCGCGACGTTACCTTTCACTTCGACGAAAAGAACAACAAGGAACTTCCATCGATCGTCGGCGATTTTCCGATTCTGCCCAAACATTGGTGGGAGGGCAAGGACGCTCAGGGCAATCAGCGCGATATTACCCGCACGACACTCGATGCGCCGATGGGGTCCGGCCCCTACAAGATTGCCTCCGTCCAGCCCGGCTCCGCCATACGTTACGAATTGCGTGACGATTACTGGGGCAAGGACCTTCCGATCAATCGCGGCCAGTATAATTTCCGTGCCATCAGCTACACCTACTTCTCCGACAACGACGTGGAATTCGAGGCGTTTCGCGCCGGCAATATCGACTATCGACGCGAGAACAGCTCCAGCCGCTGGGCAACCCGATATGATTTCGATGCGGTGAAGGACAAGCGTGTGACACGCGAGGCTCTCACCAATCCTTTCAAGGCCACTGGTATCATGCAGGCGCTCGTGCCGAACATGCGCCGCGACATCTTCAAGGATGCACGGGTGCGCGAGGCCCTGAATTATGCCTTCGATTTTGAGGATCTGAACAAGAATCTCGCTTTTGGCGGGCTGAAACGTGTCGATAGTTTCTTCTGGGGA
Protein-coding sequences here:
- a CDS encoding methylglyoxal synthase — encoded protein: MTEFARQHQSALSKFRIVATGTTGGRVLDACPDLDVTPLKSGPLGGDQQIGAMIATGDVGMLIFFIDPLSALPHDVDVKALTRLATVYDIPMALNRATAEHLIDFR
- a CDS encoding extracellular solute-binding protein; protein product: MDLTRLQKGLAIVLAVSTLATWAAAQEPAKAPEGGQNWRYGMAVVGDLQLPPDFKQLPYVDVNAPKSGELRLSDEGTFDNLNLVVDRGAAASGLGMIYDTLMKRSENEVFGTYGLLAEAVSYPDDMSSVTFRLRPEAKWADGEPVTPEDVIFSLNVLKENSAMYSGYYRHVTGAEKTGDRDVTFHFDEKNNKELPSIVGDFPILPKHWWEGKDAQGNQRDITRTTLDAPMGSGPYKIASVQPGSAIRYELRDDYWGKDLPINRGQYNFRAISYTYFSDNDVEFEAFRAGNIDYRRENSSSRWATRYDFDAVKDKRVTREALTNPFKATGIMQALVPNMRRDIFKDARVREALNYAFDFEDLNKNLAFGGLKRVDSFFWGTDLASSGLPQGKELEILNEIKDKVPPEVFTTPYANPVGGDPNKVRDNLRKAIGLFKEAGWELKGNRMVNVKTGQPLSFEILLNSAGMERSVNPFVASLKKIGVEARLRTVDASQYINRTRSFDYDMIWAVWGETMNPGNEQAEYWGSQSKDRQGSRNYAGIADPAVDILIHKIVFAPDREDQIAAVRAMDRVLLANHYVVPVFYSGEEKIAYWNRIAHPQTLPEYGIGFPDAWFAKDQAK
- a CDS encoding ABC transporter ATP-binding protein; its protein translation is MKAEKDKKRHVDSTTVVSVLKRIISENGRDHIRGYVFAVSCLIMVALSTAFTAWIMESVVNEAFANKRADIVWLICGSILAAFVLRGFATYGQAVALSKISNNIVARYQRRLYSHLMTLSVGFFSEARSAHLAAQISQNIAGIRDVMNLTVTSTARDLLTLVSLIAVMIGKDWVLSLIVFAVAPPLLYALRYVSRRLRLATRDSVEVNSRVLGAMQETAQGIAVVKAFTMEQELERKVNKIIDTAEHRSNRIARLSERTSPLTETFAGFAISSVLAYAAFRSIYNNVPPGAFFSFVTALLMAYDPARRLAKLQVQMDRAVVNAQMIYALLDLQPAQREKPGAPALSISEAKVELKDVVFSYAAGSPILRGVNLVAEGGKTTALVGPSGAGKSTIINLIPRFYDPAEGQILVDGQNIADVTKASLRQQLAYVSQQPYLFEGSIRDNIRYGRPDATDAEVEEAARLAYAHDFITAQPEGYDTPVGENGVTLSGGQRQRLSIARALVRNAPILLLDEATSALDNESEAAVQKALDTAMRGRTVIVIAHRLSTVVNADKIVVMQDGRVVEEGTHEELARRKQGLYARLNNLQAPEHN
- a CDS encoding glucokinase, translating into MAKAQSDTLPFPILIGDIGGTNARFSILADAETKATDFVHVPTAGYPTIDDAIVDKVFNNPDLPKPRSAILAVAGPIDGDEIDLTNCDWIVRPKKMIGELGFDAVLVLNDFEAQALAVATLTEGDREPIGATLPAVDATRVVLGPGTGLGVAGLLHAKDTWFPVPGEGGHVDMGPRTPRDLEIFPHLVTIEGRVSAEEIISGRGLLHIYNAVCAADGVTPSIKDPANVTEEGLGGKNAQAAEALELFVTYLGRLAGDLALTFMARGGVFLGGGISPKILPELKKPFFRKAFEDKAPHKELMKTIPTFVVTHPQAALAGLASYARTPEAYGIATEGRCWRR
- the mepA gene encoding penicillin-insensitive murein endopeptidase, translating into MKPILKLALSLAAAATLFGVLAEMAQAEEQKTAKQLFSAAKLPSASQPMPFGFYAKGCMAGAVALPTDGPTWQAMRLSRNRRWGNPAMISLLERFSSDAERLGWGTGILVGDISQPRGGPMINGHASHQVGLDADIWFTPKPAQPLTVEEREDLPFTSMLDKSKFLTVDPRKWTDTHARLIMQAASYPQVQRIFVNPAIKKRLCETWTGDRSLLGKVRPFYGHDEHFHIRINCPAGAASCEKQAPVPAGDDCNSKSLSWWFTKEPWAPPKPAEPNRKPVKPRQVMLSDLPKACAAVLAAPARSEQDATFGDQPMAAKALPSEPMEETPTALTSDAAQVPENVPLPRARPLR